TCCAACACATCACGACTCAGAATGAAACTTCAGACGGAGGCGGACAAGTCCTTTATTACTACACACCTGGTTGCTACTATTCCGTTACATGAgcaaaaaacaacatttttgcGCAAACTGCAAATAGGGTGAACCTCTTGTATAGTGAAAGGATGTTTATCCTGTCTAAGGTCATTATTATACCTGACCTTCAAAAAGAGTTATAAATAGGTACCATGCGTTGAAATATCAATGCATAAAAAAAGGATGCACAAAACATATCCCATGAGCCTATGCTTGAGAAATGCGCCTAGAACGACCGTTACAAAACATGCGAGGGGTTCAAAATATCCAACGGCAAAGGCGGCTCAATAGGCCAATAGCGAATCAGGAATATAAACAAATACAAATGCGTCCGCTTTTAGTTGGGTGCGCACATGGCTAGCGCATGGTTTCTATTTTGGCTTTAACCTAAGTGTACCCCTGGTACCTACTAGCTTCCTGATGCTGCTTTGTGAGCCCCATAGACCAAGCACCAAGCTCCTTTGTGATAACGTTCTTGAAAAAGTTTTCGACTGCCACTTTGATTAAATTTAATCTTCTGGCCTGTCTTCTACGTTATTTATCCCCCAGAAAGTCTGTAAGTATTGTTTTGTACTATTTCAAATATTTTCGCTTGTCAAATACTTCAAAATTGGGCAAAAACAATAACGTCCGAGAGACACAATTACGCTTTTGGACGCAAACTAAGCCCCTCCTTTGCCATGATTTTCGAAGTCAGACATGCTTGTTTAGTTTTCTCAAAAAATACTTGTAAGGTTTTCTTGTATTAAGTGTGCCTGTTTTCTTGAACTCTTCTAGATTTCAAGATAGTTCAAAATGCCCCGTGCAAAAGGAGATTCAAACAAGCCTCGTGGTAGAATGACTGCTTATGCTTATTTCATGCAAACATGCCGAGAAGAgcacaaaaataaatacccAGATGAAAATGTAGTATTCTTGGAGTTTTCTAGAAGATGTGCTGGCCAATGGAAGGTAAATTCTATAATGTGGTTCATCATTCTTGACATACATTTACCTCTGGTCTTTCATTAAAGCTCATGACtgaaaatgacaaaaagagATTTCAAGGAATGGCAGAGCGTGATAAGCttcgttttgaaaatgaaatgaggCACTACACACCCCCACAAGGTGCGACGGGTCGAGGAACTAAGCGTAAACAAGTTAAAGATCCAAATGCTCCTAAACGTTCCCTCTCGGCTTTCTTCTGGtatgttgaaaaagaaaacaaaaacgtcaACAGTGTAGAAATTGATGtttaaatttaatatttttaaatcgcGGGATAGGTTTTGTCATGATCTGCGAGGACACGTCAAAGAACAACATCCCGAATACACTTTGGGAGAAATCGCCAAAGAATTGGGAAGACGCTGGGGAGTATCAGACGATGCTACGAAAGCACAGTACGCCGCCAAAGCCGAACAAGACAGAGCGCGTTACGAAAGAGTAAGTTATCATCACTTTGTAATAATCTCATGCTTAAGCACAGTGTCTTACTTTCATTGGTTTCCCTCAGGACATGAATGCGTATAAGAAATCGAAAATAGAGCCACATAATGAGTACTACGACGAGGATGACGAGGAAGAAGATGACGAATAAAGGGATTCCTCAGTGCGAGGGTTTTATTCTGGTtctctttgtttctttataGATCTTTTCTTCCCTTGTTTTAAGATTCTATGTGAACATGTGGTCAAGAAGACATTCTTCTCCTGTTTTACAAACTGCTTAAGAGAAGGTCTTGAAAATTGTTCTTACTTTTTCCTAATTTTATTTCTGTGACTACCTGTCATTTTCCTCCTACTTGCTCGGTATTCTCATGTGCGTACAACTACTTGTAAGCGTTGGCATGCTGAAGCGtgaagaaaaccaaaataatATCCACGGATTGCCCTTTTTTGCAATACTTCATGTAAAAATTGggaatgtatttttttttgtctcgcCGCAAGCTCAATTCATTTCAGGCACAAGGTCTCAATGCCAATTTTTCCCTACATCACTCAAGTGTACACCAAAAAATTGGCAAACATAATGAGCCTTGTGCTTGGATATGAATTAGGCTCAAGTTACCCtggaataagaaaaacaaaattaagtTCTGAATTTGGATTCTTGGAATTATTTGGTTTCAGGGTTTGGCAATCTACGATATTAGAGTTTCAGCCCTGAATTCACGTCCGAAAGTCAGTtctaacaaaaaatattttgagtATCGAACACCCGTCATTCACCAATGAAGcgttcttcattttccctGCGCGAAACattgtcgttttttttttttttgtacgtcGGCAGCAAAAGTGGCAATGTCTGAAAATACACCGTCATTTTCCTCTTATTCGTCTGTACCCTGGGGTTAGTTTGGTAGCCTTCATGATGTAAATCCATTGACTTTTCAGGTAGCCTTCGCTGATTGGTTCTACGAGATAAAATGGGTGGGATTGGCAGACGTAGCCCGACAGCTCACCAGCTATTGTCACTCGTGAAAACCGCGATACAAGGGTTTTCTTGCCGCCCATTTCATTTTGTCGGTTCCCAACCTGATGCATACTAGTCtgtaagaaaaatttaaagcaATCGTCTTTCTAAGTCGTCACGTCACTTCTACAGTCATGCGTTCTCCTAATCTGAGTTTCATTGCAAGTGTATTTCTTTTGTCATGCATTGCATTAGCCGATGAGTTACAAAGCACCAATGTAGTCAAGGCTAGAATTGAGGTAAGCATTACCAATTTATGTAATATTAATACAATTccaaacataaaaatttacaCTTGCTTTATTTCATAGAGCTGTGGTGGGTGACGTCTGAACAGGCTTCCTCAGGTGAAGAAATTCATTTACGAGGATGTTGAGTTATTGTATCCTTTTGACAAAACAACTTGTTTTAGCTATAATCTGAAGTATCTATGATAAGGATGTTTTCCTTGACTGCTTTTGTTTGACAGTCACAATGTGCTGTTCAAGTCCATTCCAGGTGCACCTCCCTCTCTTCTCCTTTTGAATGAATTCGATGAAGTCGTGGAGAAGGTTGATATTTCAGAATTTTCAAGAGAGGAGTGCAACAACTTCCTTTTGCGCCGTGGCTTCTTTAAAAAGTCAAACACAATGGATGAGGTCCCTGAACATTTACTGAATGGTCCATACTTTCCAAAAGAGGATTTATAACATGAATCTATTTGTTTGTAAAAATATCTGATGGCTTTTGTATGCTGTTTTCAAAAAGCTCAAATTTCAATTGGTTTGTATGAAGCTTGCATTGTTAAACTCTAATAATGGTGCATGCAAGCAGATAAGGCAGTGCAGTTTCTGTACTGTTGCCAAacaatttgatgctgttgaatACAACACAATCAAGCTGTCCACAATTATTAGTTGTAAAGCATTGGTAAGGTACACAGGTGTTTGTGGTTATACTTCATTTATGTGATTCGCCAACGGACGAGGTAACATTTCATATCTTATTCCGTTTTCGAACATTTTGATGAATTTATTGGTTGCTGTTTACGAACATTTGACTGTAACTGATTCCAGGTTACAATTCCTTAGAAGGACACTGCATCCCATGCACAGCTGTTATTTACATGTCGGCTTTGTGGTCAGTTCTTTCGTCTTTCGATGCATATTTCGTCGTGTGGAACATGTGGTTTTTACGTCCTTGGTTTCGGAATGAATCCTTACCATCCCCTATAGTCGAATGGCTGATGCAAATTGTACGGCTGTTCATTGTTATAGCTCATGCATGGTTTTAGCAAACGGGTTTTGTTGAAGTTAGGTGTCACGATTAAATAATGTGGGGTGGGCCTCATAATTGCTAAAATTTACTAAGGTATGTTCtatgcaaaaaaattaaaatgtttccTTGTCACAATGACTAATTGTTCTTACGCTACGCTTACGACGCAAACTCGAGGGGTAAGGATTCAGTTGGCATGGCAACATGAAATCAACTATGCTTATCTTTATTTAGTGCTGTTATAATAAGGAAAAGCAGATATGGATAATCGCCAGGTTCTGATTAATATCTTGAAAGACATGCAAAACAATATCAAAGTGGTGTTGCAATTAACAAAACAACCAGGTGATGAACCATTGCAGGAGAGATTCTATCGGTGGCTTAAAGCACCCTTTCCACTTTGTacggaaaacgaagaaattaCTGAAATATCGACCTGTAATCAGTCGATGGACGAAATGGTTGATGCAGTGAATAGATTTGCTCAGTACGTAGCGGACGAGATAGCAAAGGGACAGACGGTGGATGGATGTCGGACAAGGCTGCCACGGCTCCGGGAAGAGCGAGAAAGAATGGAAACCCGATTACGCCAACTGAAGGTGGATCGAGAACACGAGGAAGCTTTTCAAAGGTCAGAGTTGCAATCTCGATTTGATCTCATTCAAGATCTGAAAACCCGTTTGCGAGAGACGGAAGAACGGACGACTAGTTGTCTCCGCCTGGCAAAGTAcagtttaaaattttcaaactTACGTCTTAACGAAGGCAGAACTGTGCGCTCGTGTATTTTATTTAGTtgtaattttaatatttattttcttttattattttttttttatttatttttttagagaATGCAGAGAAATGGCAAGAAAAGAATGGGATTCAAAAAATCAGAAACCGCTCGAGGAACAAAAACTTCATTTTGAACTTCTGAGCGCTCAGCTTGCCAACCTTATAAAGGAGAATGCCATCACTGAAAATCAGTTAACGAAATGTTGGTAAGTTACTAATAAATAGTTTTGAtatcaatagtttttttttatctttctaaTTTTATGATTGCTTAGTGAAGAACGGAAGCAAGAAATAGAAACGATGACGATCAAAATGAATGAAGATATTCGCCAACGTCAAGAGGAAGTAGATAATCTGAAACGTGAAGTTTCACTTGAAAGGAAACAACTTCAAGAGTTAGAAGATGCCTTAGCAATCGTGACAATAGATTACGACATAGTTATGGAACAACGCCAAAAGGAAGCTGAAGAAGTGCTACGACGGCAAATAGAAGACCAGATTCGCGAAAAAGCTGCTATCAAAATCCAGCGGTGGTATCGTTTCATTCTCTTTAGAACAATAAGGGCACGTCGAAGAAGGAAGAAGTCCAAGCGTAAAATTTCGAAGGAAGTCAGAAGAGATCCCATAGAAAGGAACAAGATAGATTCTGAAGAAGTCCGTCCGAATAGCCAGTACGCGAGAGATACGTCCGGAGAACTAGGCTCCACAGAAGCTGTTCTTGGCGTCCTAGTAGCACGGAAGTCTGCTGTAATGCGTAATAGAAGTTTTGTTGCCTCCGATTCAAATGATTTAAATGCAGAAGATACTCTCTCAGAAtttgaagatgaaaaagaattGGGTAAAAAGAATCCACCGAAACATAAAAGTAAGAAGACCACTTCTGCTGTTCGGCTGGTCACCGTAAACAAAGGAACCAATTCTGCTGACAAGGAAGTGAAGATTAAGCCTACAACTAGCCTAAATCGATCTTCACAGACGGACAATCGGGTTCCAAAATCGAAGAAATTGTTTCGGTAGTTACTGTCTGAATAGGCATAGAATTAAGAAAATAGATATTTGGAAACGTCATCCTCACTGCGTGCTGTACGGTCATATTCTCGGCAATCGTAACAGTGTTTTCTGTCACCATAAACTATCAGTAAGGTACACAAAAGTAGCATTGTAGTAAAGTTAGCTTATACAAATATTATTATTCCGTGCGTCTGGGCACTGCGTAGATTCTCACCTTTATAGTGTGATCGTTTGCCTGCGTGTAGAGACTTCTTAGACTAAGACCACCACGTATTCCATTTCCTTATTCTGTATGAATGCGGTCCACGACATctaacaataaaacaaaaggtatACAACCACAGTTAGATGTATCGTTCTTGATTATTGATATTTATTTGGCTTCAATTTTCCTGACATGGTACAGtacaacaggaaaaaaaatctgcttTTGAAATTCACGAACTATTTTCTAGGGCATGGTTATTTATCAAGATATACGCTGCAAAAGAGACAATTTTCTCAAAAGAAGTTATTGATATGAGATTATGAGAGGCATTCTGCAAAATAAGTTGCAGTTTTTCTTTGCTACACCTGAAGCCATTGAAAACGATATTAAAATATAACTTTTTATAAAATCGAACtctaaaatttaaatgaaatcgGATTTAAAGCCTCAAACCGGTTAACAATCGTTTGTTCTCTTCCAAGGACGTTTCGATACAGAGGGGGAAAAACATGGTTAATGTCAATTGTTACCCCCAGCTGTCGCTGAGAGCCAACTCCAGgatctcttttatttttttgtgtgttagGCCATGTTGATGTATGTATGGTACTTCGCtgttcaacaaaaacaagtgaGTTGATTATAATGATTAGTCATAATTGTTATAATAATTAATATATTTGATCATAAGCTTTTTATTAAAATGCTAATTGAAGTGGACGATCCTCGAACGGTCACCGTGATGGGACTCCTGCAACATTGTAATTCATCTGAATTGAAAGAACTTTTAAACGAAGACGCCCGCCTAGAGTTTATCATTCGCGATTCTCAGTTggtaaaaatatatatatatatatatgtatatatagtaATCACTGCTAGTtactaaattttttattttatttattttaatagaATAATGAttaaattttccttttctagGTCAAGCAacaagaaggagaaaaagataTGCTACTAGCAAGCAACAAATCTTTAGCAGAATACAACTTAACTTGGGAACCTAAAATTAGTTCTGGAAAGCAAAAACTAGTGGAGCTCTATCAGATTGGTTCTCAGCTAGAAAAAAGtctagaagaaaaagagatggtGGGGCAAGGAGAAAGCATTACACTTGATACAGCGCTTGGTTTACTTCAATCTGCTACATTGCAAGCTGACGAAGAATCTGAAAAGCTTGCTGAAAAATTTCTTGACAAGTCATTGGATGTGGATACTTTTGTTGAAGAATTTCAGCAGAGAAGGAAGATGGCTCATCTACGGAAAGTTAAAGCTGATAAGATGAAAGAGCTTGTGGCAAAGCAAAAACATACTGTTCAGCAGCACGGCATTTCAACCCATATAAGGCCAGCTCCACCACCTCCAAGCTATGTCACTCATTCTTCAAGCACCAATCCTATTCCTCCTTACCCTATCCATAATGCTCCTGGAAATCTTCCCTATCCAATCTTCCCCCCAAACAATGCTTCTAGTATGCCCTACCCTATCTATCCAAATTCTAATGTATATAACCCTAGGATGTAAGTTGGAAACATCCTGCTTATAATTGAAGGTTTACAATATTTGAAGCAgtcttctgtttttctttgtcttgtATTTAAAGGCCTACAAACATCAATAGTTGGTTCAACTGTacacaaaccaaaaaacaTTATGGCCCcttgtaattttcttttatttcatcaTAGTTAGTTTTTCCTACCATGTGGAGTCCAGCCAAAATGATTATGcctaataaaacaaatgcaataGCATTgtctgattttttaaattcagtttcatttatttttgcattatttttaGCCTGCCATCTCTCTTTTGCTACAGTTCTTCTATTCAATGTAGTCCCATAATGAAGTCTAGACCATTGGTCATAGTCATAAACTGTTGTTCGTCCTGTAGCTGGTTGTGATCTAGTCTTCTTAAATGGTGATTTTGTTTCACTTTCTTCATACACCACATCAACTCCATGGGAAAGGGAACCATCACGTGGCAGAAGTCCTTTATCATACATTTTACGAAGCTTCAGGTTTCCAAGGATTTCATAAGCAGTAGAGATCTGCCTAAATTTGACAGCAGATTCTTCACTTTGGTCACTCACATCTGGATGGAAAACTTTTGACAATTTATAAAACGAAGCTTTGATTTCTGTTTGTGTAGACTTGGAGGTCAATCCCAGAATTTCGTAGTGATTCACTGGAGGTCGAGTTTGTTTCGAAGATAGAAACCTGCGTAAAGGTCTAATCGAGAGAGCGCCTGTACTGTTTCTGGAACTTTTGACGGTCCAACAACCAAggtaacaaacaaacatgATCACCTACTACGATTAAGCAAAAAAGTTAAATTGCACGATGTGTTACATTACTTTCTAGAATTTACCTCAGAAGCAAAGTTGCAAAcatttaagttaagttagccaatatttattatttgtttagCATGTCGACTTGTTACGAAACACTTTAGTCTGCTCTTTGAAATTTGAAGAGGGTAATACTAAACAGGAAAATATcgatgactaaatcgaaatcagcgttcaatttcgaatatgccatgtgatttatggagaatttcaagagatgtcgtattttgccgattttgacaaaagtgggaaggctatacccttcccactttttcatttttggccaaatttcaaattttgcttaaaatacatgatttcgattcagaattgaatgaaaatcatggaaatcaggtttatttttctattggttttatagttttctatctaaacgttaaaaaccataaattaagttgtttcgctaacagcactgttttcgttaaattttaaaacggctggttaaacgagataaccaatgactaattcgaaatcagcgttcaatttcgaatatgccatgtgatttttggagaatttcaagagatgtcgtattttgccgattttgacaaaagtgggaaggctatacccttcccactttttcatttttggccaaatatcaaattttgcttaaaatacatgatttcgattcagaattgaatgaaaatcatggaaatcaggtttatttttctattggttttatagttttttatctaaacgttaaaaaccataaattaagttgttgcgctaacagcactgttttcgttaaattttaaaatggctggttaaacgagaataaccaatcactaaatcgaaatcagcgtttaatttcgaatatgccatgtgatttatggagaatttcaagagatgtcgttttttgccgattttgacaaaagtgggaaggctatacccttcccactttttcatttttggccaaatttcaaattttgcttaaaatacatgatttcgattcagaattgaatgaaaatcatggaaatcaggtttatttttctattggttgttatagtttttatctaaacgttaaaaaccataaattaagttgttgcgctaacagcactgttttcgttaaattttaaaacggctggttaaacgagataaccaatgactaaatcgaaatcagcgtttcaatttcgaatatgccatgtgatttatggagaatttcaagagatgtcgtattttgccgattttgacaaaagtgggaaggctatacccttcccactttttcatttttggccaaatttcaaattttgcttaaaatacatgatttcgattcagaattgaatgaaaatcatggaaatcaggtttatttttctattggtgttatagtttttatcTAACCgtaaaaaaccataaattgaattggtgcgctaacagcactgttttcgttaaattttaaaacggctggtttaacgagataaccaatgactaattcgaaatcagcgttcaatttcgaatatgccatgtgatttatggagaatttcaagagatgtcgttttttgccgattttgacaaaagtgggaaggctatacccttcccactttttcatttttggccaaatttcaaattttgcttaaaatacatgatttcgattcagaattgaatgaaaatcatggaaatcaggtttatttttctattggtgttatagttttttatcTAACCgtaaaaaaccataaattgaattggtgcgctaacagcactgttttcgttaaattttaaaacggctggtttaacgagataaccaatgactaaatcgaaatcagcgttcaatttcgaatatgccatgtgatttttggagaatttcaagagatgtcgttttttgccgattttgacaaaagtgggaaggctatacccttcccactttttcatttttggccaaatttcaaattttgcttaaaatacatgatttcgattcagaattgaatgaaaatcatggaaatcaggtttatttttctattggttttatagttttctatctaaacgttaaaaaccataaattaagttgttgcgctaacagcactgttttcgttaaattttaaaacggctggtttaacgagataaccaatgactaattcgaaatcagcgttcaatttcgaatatgccatgtgatttatggagaatttcaagagatgtcgttttttgccgattttgacaaaagtgggaaggctatacccttcccactttttcatttttggccaaatttcaaattttgcttaaaatacatgatttcgattcagaattgaatgaaaatcatggaaatcaggtttatttttctattggttttatagttttttatctaaacgttaaaaaccataaattaagttgttgcgctaacagcactgttttcgttaaattttaaaacggctggttaaacgagataaccaatgactaattcgaaatcagcgttcaatttcgaatatgccatgtgatttatggagaatttcaagagatgtcgttttttgccgattttgacaaaagtgggaaggctatccccactttttattcaaatttttcttaaaatacagatttgatcaaaattaaaaataaaattttatttttagtgttTCGCTAATTTTATATaaaccaatgactaattcAATTTTCAGCATGTATTTTGGAGTTTAAAATGCtcttttgacaaaagtggaaggctatacccttcccactttttcatttttggccaaatttcaaattttgcttaaaatacatgatttcgattcagaattgaatgaaaatcatggaaatcaggtttatttttctattggttttatagttttctatctaaacgttaaaaaccataaattaagttgttgcgctaacagcactgttttcgttaaattttaaaacggctggttaaacgagataaccaatgactaattcgaaatcagcgttcaatttcgaatatgccatgtgatttatggagaatttcaagagatgtcgtattttgccgattttgacaaaagtgggaaggctatacccttcccactttttcatttttggccaaatttcaaattttgcttaaaatacatgatttcgattcagaattgaatgaaaatcatggaaatcaggtttatttttctattggttttatagttttttatctaaacgttaaaaaccataaattaagttgttgcgctaacagcactgttttcgttaatttttaaaacggctagtttaaagagaaaaccaatgactgaatcgaaatcagcgtttaatttcgaatatgccatgtgatttatggagaatttcaagagatgtcgttttttgccgattttgacaaaagtgggaaggctatacccttcccactttttcatttttggccaaatttcaaattttgcttaaaatacatgatttcgattcagaattgaatgaaaatcatggaaatcaggtttatttttctattggttttatagttttctatctaaacgttaaaaaccataaattgaagttgttgcgctaacagcactgttttcgttaaattttaaaacggctggttaaacgagataaccaatgactaattcgaaatcagcgttcaatttcgaatatgccatgtgatttatggagaatttcaagagatgtcgtattttgccgattttgacaaaagtgggaaggctaatcccttcccactttttcatttttggccaaatttcaaattttgcttaaaatacatgatttcgattcagaattgaatgaaaatcatggaaatcaggtttatttttctattggttttatagttttctatctaaacgttaaaaaccataaattaagttgttgcgctaacagcactgttttcgttaaattttaaaacggctggttaaacgagataaccaatgactaattcgaaatcagcgttcaatttcgaatatgccatgtgatttttggagaatttcaagagatgtcgtattttgccgattttgacaaaagtgggaaggctatacccttcccactttttttttggccatttttggccaaatttcaaattttgcttaaaatacatgatttcgattcagaattgaatgaaaatcatggaaatcaggtttatttttctattggttttatagttttctatctaaacgta
The DNA window shown above is from Daphnia magna isolate NIES linkage group LG9, ASM2063170v1.1, whole genome shotgun sequence and carries:
- the LOC116931275 gene encoding high mobility group protein DSP1 produces the protein MPRAKGDSNKPRGRMTAYAYFMQTCREEHKNKYPDENVVFLEFSRRCAGQWKLMTENDKKRFQGMAERDKLRFENEMRHYTPPQGATGRGTKRKQVKDPNAPKRSLSAFFWFCHDLRGHVKEQHPEYTLGEIAKELGRRWGVSDDATKAQYAAKAEQDRARYERDMNAYKKSKIEPHNEYYDEDDEEEDDE
- the LOC116931277 gene encoding selenoprotein M-like; translation: MRSPNLSFIASVFLLSCIALADELQSTNVVKARIESCGGURLNRLPQVKKFIYEDVELFHNVLFKSIPGAPPSLLLLNEFDEVVEKVDISEFSREECNNFLLRRGFFKKSNTMDEVPEHLLNGPYFPKEDL
- the LOC116931271 gene encoding vacuolar protein sorting-associated protein 37B isoform X1, giving the protein MLMYVWYFAVQQKQLFIKMLIEVDDPRTVTVMGLLQHCNSSELKELLNEDARLEFIIRDSQLVKQQEGEKDMLLASNKSLAEYNLTWEPKISSGKQKLVELYQIGSQLEKSLEEKEMVGQGESITLDTALGLLQSATLQADEESEKLAEKFLDKSLDVDTFVEEFQQRRKMAHLRKVKADKMKELVAKQKHTVQQHGISTHIRPAPPPPSYVTHSSSTNPIPPYPIHNAPGNLPYPIFPPNNASSMPYPIYPNSNVYNPRM
- the LOC116931271 gene encoding vacuolar protein sorting-associated protein 37B isoform X2, which produces MVLRCSTKTMDDPRTVTVMGLLQHCNSSELKELLNEDARLEFIIRDSQLVKQQEGEKDMLLASNKSLAEYNLTWEPKISSGKQKLVELYQIGSQLEKSLEEKEMVGQGESITLDTALGLLQSATLQADEESEKLAEKFLDKSLDVDTFVEEFQQRRKMAHLRKVKADKMKELVAKQKHTVQQHGISTHIRPAPPPPSYVTHSSSTNPIPPYPIHNAPGNLPYPIFPPNNASSMPYPIYPNSNVYNPRM
- the LOC116931272 gene encoding dnaJ homolog subfamily C member 30, mitochondrial, with amino-acid sequence MFVCYLGCWTVKSSRNSTGALSIRPLRRFLSSKQTRPPVNHYEILGLTSKSTQTEIKASFYKLSKVFHPDVSDQSEESAVKFRQISTAYEILGNLKLRKMYDKGLLPRDGSLSHGVDVVYEESETKSPFKKTRSQPATGRTTVYDYDQWSRLHYGTTLNRRTVAKERWQAKNNAKINETEFKKSDNAIAFVLLGIIILAGLHMVGKTNYDEIKENYKGP